CTTCTGGGATCCTCAGTTCTCCTCACTTATATGGGGCCTAACTCTTAGGTCTATAAACTCTTTAATTCTATAGCTTACTGCTTTAATAATATACTGGCTTCAGCACAATTCTAAACTAAAGTTCAACATTCTTAAGAACTGACTGTTCTTATACAAATTACTTGTGTGTTTCTCCAATTGCAAGTATGTACACCACCAAAGGCATGCTGGACAATTCTGTAAATAAAGGCCTCGCAAAAACTAGTTACCTACCCTTTGGAGAAGCTCCTAGGCTCGTGTCTGGTCCCCAAAATTAATGATtccaacattattattatttttggtctTTGCCTCCTTTCTTCTATCCCTGTGGTGTACCTTCTGTCACAGTAATTCTAAACTTGGTGATACTCATGGATGCCAGTTTGAGCCTGGCCATGTCCACTTTTCACCTGTCACAATAGGTACCTTGGTCTCCTTGTCCCAAttctccctttcctccacccCATGTGGCATGCTGCTACCAAACTGATCAAGATACTCCCAAATAAAAGTCTGCTGACCGAAGCACTTACTTGAAGCTGGTCTTGGAGGCCCAGAACCTGATCTCACTTCCCTCTCCCATTCCTCCTGTCCAAGTCCatgtttccttttcccctccaGGTCAGCCATCCCTGACTAGTTGTTGTGTTAGCAATGTGCTTTCACTTGTGCTCTTCCCTGGACTTGAAACAGCATTCCCACTGATTAGCATCTATCTGCACTCCTACTCCTGCATCTGTAAAAATCGCAGGTTGTGAATTTGTGATTTTTGatcatatgaaaaattatatagagAAATATTTAGCCTATCCCACCCAGTATGGGAAATTGTTAAAATTTCCCATAAAAATCAGAATTTCCCACTTCTATGGGAAGAGGCATCGGACTGATTTCGAGGGAGCCGGGTGGCGGTTGGTGCCTCCTGGCTTGCACATACATTTCCATAGCCTCCTTCCCAGCATGCAGCCAGCACCCATGTACCTCCTCTGCTTGGCTCCTATACCCTGCATTGTAGACTCTACTAATTCTTCCAGATCTAATATAGTTTTCACAAAGACTCCATAACTAGCTGAAAGTAATTATTCTGGAagatattttgctttattgtgcATTATAAGGGCAACAAACTTGATCTTGAACAGCTGGTGTGCCTCATATACATAGCAACCCTCAAATAAGAGTTTCCTGCTACATAAGAAACTAACAGCATGTGTTATGTGAATGGGAAGAAAAAACTTCCCatgaaagttctcctttatctgcagtttcactttctgcagtttcacTTACCTGAAGTCAACCATGGTCTTAgtatattaagtggaaaattccaaaaataaacaattcagaaGTTGTAAACTGTGTGCTGTTCTGAGCGGCTTGATAAAATCTCCTGTTCCATCCCACCAATGGtgagtcatccctttgtccaACCTGCCGTATAGGCTTCCTGCCCTATAGACACTTAGTGGCCATCTCAGGTATCAGGTCAGTTATCAGATATTTTGAGACTGCATTtccataacttttattacagtatattgttataattgttctattttctcattaatcaTTACTTTTACTCTAactgttctttataaattaaacttgatCATCTGcatgtacaggaaaaaaacatagtgtaATAGGATTCAGTACAAATCATAGTTTCAGGGATCCCCTGGgagtcttggaacatatcccctgCAGATAACAGGGGCCTCCTGTGTAGTCTTACCTTTCTCAGTGCATTctgaaatgaatgaacaaatttaaGCCAAGTATCAAGGCcaatatttgtctttaaataaGAGCTTGCTTGGCCAGAAAAATCTCTGTAATACTTTACTGTATGTAAGTGGAACACATCCAGTAAGAGTACAGTCTTTGACTGCCATATCAAATTGCTgagattcaaatcctggctgcCACTTCAAAGGTGAATgacttggacaagttatttaattttcctaAGTGTTGTAACCTCATCTGTTAAAGGGAATAAATTATCTCATATAAGTTTGACAAGCTCTCTGGAAAGTTACTATCCCCGTTGAGAATACAGATGTTAATCACTACCTCTCCTAAAAAGCATTTGGCTTTCCCATACCACATTTAGGGGAAAGAATGCATTCTTGGTGAGAGATCCATAATCACTGCTAAATGATGTGCTCTGTAAAGTTTCCCTTGAGAATACTCTTTTAAGCATGTTAtacaaatattagaaaaacagGGAGTAGCTAGCACTCCTAACTACTTTCAGAATattcctttacattttctttctttaaaaattttttaaatgtattgatttgacagagtcagtgagagagagagtgtatgtgtgagagagagagagagacaccaatttgttgttctacctattcatgcattcattacttgagtcctgtatgtgtcctgaccagggatggaatccccaaccttggtgtatcaggaccatgctctaaccaactgagctacctgagctacctggccaaggccatttcttcacattttcttattttttaaaaagattttatttatttattttagagagagggaaggggagggagaacgagagggagagaaacatcagtgtgtggctgcctctggtgTGCCCACCACcaaggacctgacctgcaacctaggcatgtgccccaactgggaatctaactagtgaccctttggtttgcaggctggtatttaatccactgagccccaccagccagggctctttacaTTTTCTAATACAAAGACTAATACTTCAACCTTGGCCTCACTCCATTATTAAAAGACTCTATCTGTGTAAATTCATATTTGATTCTAACTGTCCTAAGACTTGGCAGGTAAATAAATGACTTTTCAGTTGGCATTAATCTATACACATGTGTTTCTAATAAGTGATTCTAATCCAAAtgcaaacctttaaaaaacaaaaaccactgcTTTCTGGCCTTTTCCCAAGTATTTGAAATTGCGACTCCATGATCCAACTTTAGCACATGTGTCAGTAACCAATGTTTCAGATGAGAGTTAAAGGTTTTTCCCACTTGCCCTTAGAAAAAGATACTGGATGTTACCGTTGATGTAGGCACACTGGTTTTCCCTCAAGGTTCTTTCTGACTTCTTGATCATCTCATTGGACTTTTTGTCAGGCCAGGCAAATAATGTCTCCTTTAGATTTCCCTGCAGCATCTTCAGAAAGCAGTGGGAGTTGGTGTGGTCATGGATACTGCTATACATACACAAACGACAAATGAACTCAGTAGATAGTCCAGTACCCAGATGTGCAGTGACAGTCAGCCCAGAACTTACAGCTGCACACTGTCAATAGGACATCTCCCAGGATAAAATCCATTTCAACTGGACTTTTAAACATCATTAATCTATGATTCAACATTGTTTAAGATAAATAGAATGTCTTCTATATCAATGTATATAAGCGGTCTAGTTTTCATGCATATCCCCTACTATAGAACAGtcgatttttttaaagaccttgTTGTCTTtcataaaagaaacacaaaaccagcaaccttttaccTTCTCCAAGATATAGCTTTTAACAAGTTAGTTAAACTCAgctaaaacttttttattaaactACACTGGAGAAATTTTAGAAAGGACAAAAATAATCACCTATTATCATTGCATCACACTGAGAACATTAGTTAAtcattatttaatgatttttctcaggctttttctcttttatctttcctttggGGATGAAAGGTACGTGTATCTACTACCACAGCCCTGAAATTATactgtatgtatatacaatgttAACATTTGATAGATTTAGAGTATCCTGCCTGTGATTACATCCGAATATtcatgggaaaagaaaataaatttgatttggGGAAAGAATTTATTCATATAATCTTAAAGTAAATAGTATTTAAGTTTATTTAGTAGTAGAGTTAGGGGTAGGActgattaaaatatatgaatCTATATACACTTTTGGCATTTATGTCATATGTTGAATTCTATTAGCCCTCACATGCACCATAGGAAGAACTTGTTTCCTAAATCCATAGAGCCTAGTCCTATTCTTGATATGTAATCTGCTTTGAAAAAAAACTGAGAGACTGAGTGAAAACTATTCCATTCCATTAGTACATAAATGTACTCTATAATAGAGACCTAGTTTTCCAAAGTCTTGTaagtttgtttcctttctcccctcaAAAATGGGTCTGGATTATTGTTTTCACCACTCTCAAAAGACTAAGAAGGACCTGTTTGAAAGATAATAGTCAATGAATAATAACGTTGGCAAATGTGTAAACTAAGGAAAAATAAGGACCCAAGTTTCAAAGAATTGGCATTAGATTAAGTTGCCTTATcctctatattaaaaaataaacaataaatttgaAGTAGAAAGAAATGTTCTGAATTTGTGAATTGCTTTTCTAGCTCCAAATCTGGACGTTAGAGTCTTTGCTCCCATAATTGTTTATATACTTCAAAGTATGACAAAGGTCAAGTTTTAGCATAATCCCACAAATATTTGGAGAGAAAATAAGTTAGACTGGTTACCACCTTTTTTATTACTCATTTTGGGGACTGGTTTTGATATGCATGGTGTATGCCTAAACCCCTCATACTAAGTcccatgagattttttttgttgggattaggggaaaaataattataaaataagatttgtCAGTGCTCTCAAGACTTGTGGCCAGCCTGGCACTGTACATTTCATATGCTGGAATACACACTCTAATAAACATCTATGAATGAATAGTTATATTACCTGCCATGTCCTTCACCCCAACATAGAATCATTAGATTAAATTTTCCGTTTCCTTCATCCACAAGGTTTCGGGTGTACCTGAAAAGAATATATTCAGAAGATTGAATTTGGTTAAAACAAGCACTGGGAAAAGTAAGTGTATCACAGAATATCATTCATTTACAGATCTTACTGTTTCTACCTCTAAGCAATTCTGAATGTAGTTTTCTAATTAGGAATCCagcacaaatgaaaaatatttttcccagtgcattttggacatttttatattttgaatcacATTTACAGTTACTGTTTTCATTAATGGCAGGGAAAAGTAAACCGGGATAAAAGCAAATTCCTTTATTCTCCATGTGACTGCCCCAAactgataaaaagaataaaagttccTCCCAAAGGTATTTGTAAAGTGCCTTAGTGCTCTAGGCAAGaatgttgctgttgttttttttttttttttgtcttttccctcAGGTAGTTACACCTGAACTTGAAGAACAATGTCTTATTAAATAGCTGTTCTAGAATTCTCCTTAGTTTTACTATAGTCCAGACCAAAACCATATTCAAAAGTGCTCCTAAAGAAAAGTCCTCCACAAATATAGTGGGGGTTGACTTAAGTCTGAGCATAAGAGACTACATTAGGAATGTAACTAATACTCTAAACCTTTTATAATGATGAGAAAACAGTaataagccaaaaaataaaaaattaaaattaaaacaatcctGAAccaaacaaccaccaccaccacaccatcaggaaaaaaaaaaatcaactttaaagTTTCTATTGGTTCAAGAGGTACTAATGGTGTTATATAATTAGCAAAGTTGGAAAATTATGACATTCATTTAAACTGTTACTTTTAAGGAAAGCAATCTTTACCCCATTTCCGGGGTAGTGTTTGTTCATATGGTCATCTGTTCACTTAGGTCCTAcgtgtcccctcctccccctagCTGAAGGCCAGGTGTGTCACAGCAGCATCACTGAGGGAGGTAATTAGCAGATGCTCTTTAGTTGTCAGTCATTCTCACTCTGTAGCCCTTTATGACCTAGCAAGGGGCTGTACACATGGCCCTTGATTCACAGTAAATTCGGTTACTGTACTACTCCTTCCACCAGCTGTAGGGTCACCCTTATTGCTTCTTTGGggcttcttctggagaattcacTATCAGATTCACACTGGAATACATTCTGTCTTGGTTCTTCTGCACTGCCTTCCCAAGGTCAAAGATCAGAATCCCTCACAGTGCTTGGACACTTATTACTTGCAAAAAATACTATCAAATTGAtttctgctctcccttccccttccctttctcctcccccaaatGCCCACCCAGGACTGCACCCATTATCCTAATGAGCTGTATCTCAGATACTTGTGTAATAGATCTATCCAAGTGGTTGCATTTCAAAGGGTTTAGAGCTTGTCAATCAAGACAAATTTAAGGTCCAGGAAAATGTCCTGTTCTAAAGATTAAGAGCCTTTACAGCCTACCTGGTTAATTTCACTTGACAAATAATATCTCTAGGTGGAAGAAGAAAACCACTATTATGCTCCAAATATCTGCAAGAAGTTTAATAGTGGTTTAGTGTGTGGGCTCTGGAACAACAATGCTAATTTGATTTCTGGCACTGCTTGATGGAAGTATGATCTTGTACAGTAATCCAAACTTTTTATTGTCTACCATTTCTCACCTGTCAAATAGGGATAAGAATGGAACCAATCTCACAGGGTTGTGgagttaaatgaattaatacaagTGTCAAGTGACTGGAAGAGCACCTGGCCCATAACAAGCCCTCAATTACTTGGCACTAATGGCAGAATTAAAAACTAGACGCTGGTAACCTCACTGGCAGCCACAGAAGGACCAGCAGCAACATAAACTGAGTTGACAGGAACCAGAGGAACTTCTTATAGCCTCTTGCGAGTGGAAAATGGGATCCTGGGTAGGCTTCACTTATTTCAAATCCTAAAATACAGTTGAGACACCGCTTGCCAACAAAAATTTACCAAATGCaccaacccccgccccctcccaatCTGGCAATGATCAAGgcgctctctgctctctgtgtccatgattctgtctctgttctccttgtttgcttagtttgttttttagattcaattgttgatagatacgtgtttattgccatgttattgttcatagttttgatcttcttttttcttgaataaatccctttaacatttcatataataatgggttAGCGAAACGACTAACAGAAATTGCTACCAAAGAAAGCATAATCTTTCCTTATTCTTCTACTTCAACTATCTGCCTCGACCCAACTAACCATAATGACTGAAGCTCTACCTACCCTTCGGAAAACAACTTCTCACTCCTTGGGGTGATTAAATTTTACTTCTGGCCCCAGAGGATAGGTAGAgattcatttttacttaaaaaccgAGTCAGTGCTGTAAAGGACCAAGCCTCCGGGGGCATCTCACTCCAGCACAGCTGGAGAGCAGTGGTCTTCATTTTACATTCCAGATCCCCAGTACTATGGACAAGAGAAAGCATACTGCTTGGGGGCGAAAGAGAGACTGTCATTTATTTCGTGAACCCGATGGTAGATTTAAATAAAACTGCAGTCCAGGAAGTTAAACTGGTTTGGGAGAAAAGGCACCACAAATGGAAAAGGAGCAGCTGACAACCCCAAGACGCGAAAGAATGCCTGTCGGGCAGGTGCCCGGTTGCAGGCGACCAAGGTTGAAGTGATGGAGAACTAGTATCGGGGAAGTGTGTTCTCCACCGTTACCCTTTTCTCTGAATGGCTGGTATACTTCTCTCTTGGGAACACCACCCTCCATTAGCCCAGGCAGTCTGTTCCCCAGTGCACtgctccccagggcaggggcagagggaggagtggTAGTTTTGAAGCTGAGAGATTGGCACGCGAGAACAGAAAACTGTAGAGGCCCGGTGGCCTCCCCTCCAGTGGGCAAGCCCTGCAGGATCTACCTTCCACCCAAAGCTCGGAGACTGAGCCCAGGTGCCCCCGGAGGAGGAGCAGCACTGCGGTGCGGCGAAGGACCTCGGGCGCTGGAAGCGTGGGCGCAATGCGGTCAGCGCTCTTCCCCAGCAAGATTTCCACCTTCCTCCCCAAGCCCGCTCCTCTGCGGCCTCCGAGAGTTGGCGCTGCAGGGTTTTGAGGCCCGCGCTTGAGATCCTCAGCTGGCCAGGCTAGAGCGCACTCACCTGTACTGGTCGTACTTGGCATACACTGACCACTCGGCGGGGTCGCTCTCGTAGGCTTCCATGACGGCCTGCACCTCCTCCACATTGACCTCTTCCTTGGCGAAGAGCTGGTGCAGGATGCGGATCAGATCGGCTAGTGTCTGTGGCTTTAGCACCTCGGTTTGCTCCATCCTTTGCAGAAGTGGCAGCACGCCTTTCTCACTGCTGGGCTTTGGCGAAGGAGCCGAGCAAGCCTAGGAAATGGGGACGATGGACCCTAGCTGCcagccacacagccacacacacaaaacccccaACGTTTGAGAGCCACAGCTTTAAAATCCCTGGCCAAGATACCAACACACCCTCCCAACCAGGGCGGGCGCAGAGAATGTGGGATCGCAATGCTCCTAAACACAAATCAGGACCAAATCTGCTGGATTTAGCCTCCCGGGCCCTTTTTAAGCTCTCGGAGCAACGGGAATGTACCAAAGGCCcttggagggtggggagaagcgCAACTTGAGGACGGTGGTGGAAGCTAAGGAGCGTGCGGGTAAGGTCCTCGGACCGTTTTAGCCTTACCGGAAGCCCCTCCCTCCCAAATCCCAGCACTCGCACTGGGCAGCGCGTAATTTCTCCCCTACCTTAACTGGGCCTGGGCGCACTTTGGCcgcccatccccacccacccctctccctgcacccttCCTTACCTTCTCCTGCCAACTCGCCCTGAGGCTTCTTTTGGCCTCATGGGTTCCCAACCAAGGATGCAAAGCACCAGGGTTCTGGAGAAGACTGCTGGGGGTGAATGTTGAGGAAGGGGATCCTTCCTTTCAGAGAACTGGGAAATTGCATAGAGCTTGAGAAGGCTAAGGACAGATTATACTCCCAAAACGGAGATCTGTTTTTGTGGATTGAAACTATAGATAACATACTTCAGGCTAGGTGAAATAAGTGtgctttcctttatatttttaaaaactttttaatttattggggtgatattgcttggtacaattatataggtttcagatatacaattATATCATACattatctgtatgttgtattgcgTGCTGTACTGAAAGTACATTTAACAAAGGAGAGACTCGACTGTGGAGCAAGACTAGAAAATGGGAGGTGGCCAGGTATatctctttgattttaaaatcgaacataaaaaaaatgtttagtgcAAAGACTTCGTGTTTCAATTCATAGTGAATAGAagtactctgtgtgtgtgtgttttctcccaATGCAGTAATTTAAAGCGTTCTAGTGAGACTATATCAATCTTTCATTTCTAGGAATGTGCTTGAAAGAGCCTCCTGGTAATACCTACATGGAAACACATTTTTATGTTGTGCACAGCACTTTCATGCTTGAGAACAAGATTAAAAAATGTGAGGGACAGAAAAAACGCAAGTATagattccttctttctcattAATGGACTCAGGGAATAATCTGGATTCAAGGTTATAAAAGGTCTAGACTTCTGGAAGACTTTTTCCTAGACTTCGCTTGAAtgtatatacaggggtgggcaaaagtaggtttacggttgtgaatacacaaaagtttattcttgtattgttagtattgttctgttttgtatcattatttatgatttatcttttaggcAATGATAGCTGGTAacttaacctacttttgcccacccctttTATGTACATATAATGTAAACTTACTTGTACTAAGTGTCCTTTGGAAATACAAATGACAGTTCAATCACCATTGTTCAGAAAGGGCTTTGGTTAGGAAGCACGCCAGAAGCCAACCTTTTATGTGTGTTGCAAGGAGAGGCTCTAGTAACCTAAGTGGAATACCTAGATCCAGAGAGGTAGTAGTTCCACTGCACTCTGAATTGTCCAGGGCAATGATTTACACATTTGAATGGTCATTGATATGGAGTAATTAGGGAAGGGAACCAGAATTATCAGAGGTCTGGAAATATACATCTAATGATCCATTTGACACATTTAAGAAATCATGTACTACATGCCTGGCACTGCTCACCCCACCAAGTCTCTGCCCTCAGAGGGCTTATGTTCTAATGGAGGGGAAGAGCAGACAGTACACATGGTGAATTGGACACACAAATACTATACACAGCTTACAATGGAGGAAAACTAAAGCAGGGGGAAGAAGGTTGAGGGTGGTATATTTTAGAGGGAGTTCAGGGGAACATTCTTGATGTGAAATTTGGGCAGGGACTGAAGGATGTTAGTGAGACATGTGGTTTTCTGGGGGAAGCTTCCAAGTGGAGGAAACAAATGCAAAAGCCCTAAGATGGGAGCAAACTTAGTTTTTGAATAGTAACACAGATGAACACGGATATGCAAAAATGGGGACTCCAGATCACCTTGTAAGGTCTTCGGCTTTTGTTGATATGGAAAGCCATCTCATCACGTAGGCAGAGTATCATCTCACATCTTCATGATGAGAACACAGACACCATTCACATCACTTTTATCGCAGCATACTGTCAAAAAACACAGCATCTATATGGTTGGGTACTATCCAGGGTTTTAGGAATCCATTGGAGCTCATGGGTAAGTGGGGACTCTTGTACACAAATTGCCCTTTAGTGTTGCTTTTCCAAGTTAAACCATACTTTGAAAGCCACGCTTCATTTCATTCACTCAATATATAATGAATTATTGATTGGGTACGCATAAGGAAACATACTAAGTATTATGTGTATGGGTAccaaatgaaaaaccaaaaaagTCCTATTTTTAGGAACATACGTATATACAATCATGGAATGGTATTGACACAATGCTTATGATGCAGTATGCAGCAGTGCTGTAATAGTGGTAGTTCACTATAACTGTTTTTATGAGGTAGAGAGTATCTCCCCCTTGACTGATTCAGACAGCTTTAGGGAAGTTAAAATCTGAATTAGGTCGAGGCAGGATTTGAAAGGGTGAGGGTAAGTGCACTTCTGTAATGGAAACATATGAGCAGatgtaagaaacagaaaaaaggcGGCAGGTTCAGGGAATAGTGTGGGCTGAATAATGTAGGGTACCAGTACTTGTAACTTTTGCAGCAGTACAGAAACCTGCTGCACTGCTGTCTGAATACTTTTTCTTCCATTATGTGGTTTGTAGCTGACTTCCCTGGTGCCAGAAGCTTACCCAGTATATTATTGTCCTTGGAAAATGAGGTAGAAGATGCATGAAAGGTGATTTTCATACCCCTTGAACACTGCACTGTCCTATTTTGGGTTATATACAACTGGCTGCTGTATGATGAAAGGCACAGTCTGCACTCCTTTCAGATTTCTAGTGTGATTAGAGTAGATGATATTTAAGGTGCCTTCAGCATTAGAAAGTCTAGAAAATTAGATTCTATCAAGTATCCAATCTTATTTAGCTTACCATATATTCTAAGTGTGAGAAACTCATAATGAAGTCTTTGGTGTAGATACCTTCAAAGATGGAAGTACAATATTCTAGTAATTATATACACTCTGTATACTGTAGGTCATCTTTGCACAGTAATGTAGAGCATGACATAACTGACATCAATTTTCTCATaaacatggaaaacaaaatatgacCTGAGGGTTCAGTTCCCCTTGCTCCaagttcaattacagttaacagtTTAAACCAGACAACTAcgaaaaatatttgtgaattgtgTATAAGGTTCTAGTCACCAAATAACTTAATGGGATCCAGGCTTACAAGTAGATGTTGCAAAGTTACATAAAGTGATCAACTCTTTGGGTAAAGATTAAGAGGTAATAgtataaatatgatttataataGTGTAAAGCCCTATACTATGTTCTTCAAGgttattaggggaaaaaaaacaagcaaggtATATATGTATTTAACTAACCTTAGGTTTAATCAATTACTAAGTTCTTTAGATCAAAAATGAACAACTGATGTCACAAATTCAAAATGGAGTTTTGCTTATTGAGGTAGTAAATATTCCATACCTGAAACCTTagtaataaatattaagtaaataatttttgctatttgttaactatatatgcatataaatatatttacatctttCAATAAACTATAAATGGATGAAGCTAGAGAACAGCTCTTTTCCACATCCAACATACGTGACTTGAAAATACACTTTCTGGTTTTCAACATACATACAAATTTCTGACCCAGTTTTTACaagataaatttggaaaatttaacCTGTATTATTCCACTGCTAACTACTAGCTGTATTACGTTAGTACTCAGGAACATTGGTATAAGGGGACTTAAGAAGGACAGAAAATAAGAACTGAACAGTGATTCGATCACTGTAAACTCAGTTGTTCCTTAGTATCCTTTAATGCTAGTATATGGCAGATCATTAACCATAAAGTACATTCTAGGATTTAAGGGACATAAGCATAGTTCAAAGTTCTTTGACAAAACCATACCATGCCCATTGCCTTTGAAAATAAACACTTAGGATTCTTGCACACACTTTAGACCTGTTTGGATATTCCATTCAATTtactgaaatacttttttttgtgGCTTCATGTCTAGTTTTTATTCTGGAATGTACAGctgtttttaattatagttgacatacaatattatattagtttcaggtgtatcaCATAGTGAGTTTTCACACCCTACAAAAGTGATCACAGAAGTGCACTATCCATGTGTCACCAGATAAAGTTATTGTGACATTGTTGactgcattccctatgctgtactttacacccctgtGACTTATCTCTAAGTTTGTaacctcttcctccccttcaccaTCTCTGGCCAtacccctgccaccccaccctctggcaactatcagttattctgtatctatgagtctgtttttttgttcgttttttttagttttttaggttccacaCATCAGTGAAATACTCTTTAAATACTGCATTACAAATGTAGTACAGAATAAAGTGTTAAATCTTACTTCAAGCAATAACCAGTGTTAACAGCATTAGAAAAAAAGATACTTTTAGTTATGCCatgaaatacacataaaaactAGTTTTTTTCCAGTTATTCTGAGCATTTTCAAGTTGaaaaaattcattataaaaaaattcaagaatgcTGTCACCTTCACATGAGCACTTCTGACACTAAGAATAAGAGACAGAATATCACCACAGCTATAACCATCGGGGTTCAAGAATCATCAAATGACTGGACTGAAATTTGTCCAAAATTTGTAAA
This sequence is a window from Phyllostomus discolor isolate MPI-MPIP mPhyDis1 chromosome 3, mPhyDis1.pri.v3, whole genome shotgun sequence. Protein-coding genes within it:
- the CDO1 gene encoding cysteine dioxygenase type 1, with protein sequence MEQTEVLKPQTLADLIRILHQLFAKEEVNVEEVQAVMEAYESDPAEWSVYAKYDQYRYTRNLVDEGNGKFNLMILCWGEGHGSSIHDHTNSHCFLKMLQGNLKETLFAWPDKKSNEMIKKSERTLRENQCAYINDSIGLHRVENISHTEPAVSLHLYSPPFDSCHAFDQRTGHKNKVTMTFYSKFGTRTPFGISGSLENN